DNA from Lentibacillus amyloliquefaciens:
TTTCTGGCGAAAAACACTAAATTTAACTATTTCCTACGAGCCTTGTTTTTCTTTCCGACGATCTTATCATCTGTATCGGTCGCGTTTATATGGGCATTTGTATATGATCCTAACCTTGGAATATTGAATCATTTGCTGACGATTACAGGGCTTGGGTTTTTGACGCAAAATTGGCTTGGTAACGGGGATATTGCCATTTATTCTTTGGCATTCACCCAGGTTTGGTTCCACGCGGGGCAGATGCTGATTATATTTGTGGCCGGATTGCATGCGATTCCTGTTGATTTGTATGAAGCAGCAAAGATGGAAGGTGCTACAAGGTGGCAGATATTCAGAAAAATCACCTGGCCCTTATTGGCACCGTCAGCAACCATTGTCATCGCTTATACGACCATTCAGTCTTTCCAGGCTTTCGATTTAGTCTTTGCCTTGACTGGCGGCGGACCTAATTATGCTACTGAGATTATTTCAACCTACATTTATAATGTAGCTTTCAGAAACTTTGATTTTGGTTATGCATCGGCTATCTCTGTTATCTTTATGGCCATCATTGCATTGATAACGTATATTCAGTTTAAAGTGTTGCGCTCAGGTCGTGTATCTTATTAGTGAGAGGGGCAATCAGGTTGTTTTTTAGACGGTTTGCGATACTTATCTATGCCATTTTAATATTAGTCCCGGTCATCATGGTCGTATTGACATCATTGAAAACGTTGGAGCAGACATTCGATAACCCGCTGGGGATACCTGTTGATGGGCTGATTCTCGATAATTTCAGGAATATATTTCAGGACCAGACGATGGCCGGCTATTTTGTGAACAGCTCGGTTGTGACGCTTTTCTCGGTTTCTTTCACATTATTTTTTGCGTCGATGATCGCTTATGGCATAACGCGGCTTAATAATTGGAAAGGGAATGGCCTGTTTGTATTGTTTACAGTCGGGATGATGGTACCGCCGCAAGTAAATATGGTTCCGTTATATTCGCTCGTTTCAAGTCTTGATCTGACTAATAGCCTGCTTGGACTTATTTTAGTCAATATATCGTCAACATTGCCAGTGGGTGTTTTTATATTAACCGGTTTTATGAAAACACTGCCGAAAGAATTATTCGAAGCTTCAACGATAGATGGAGCCGGCAACTGGCAAATATTTTCAAGGGTTGTCATTCCCTTATCGCTGCCATCGCTTTCCGCAACCGCCATATTTTTGTTTGTAATGCACTGGAACGACCTGCTGTATCCATTATTATTCATTACAGATAATGCTTATAAAACGCTTCCGCTCGCACTGCTGGATTTTCAGGGTCAGTATTTGACCAATTATCCAATGCTGTTTACCGGTGTTTTAATCGCTTCGGTTCCAATGGTCATTATGTATATCTTTTTGCAGCGCTATTTCGTAGCCGGCATGACGTCCGGCAGTGTAAAAGGCTGATACACACAACGCAATATGACGAAAGGAAGTGATGTTTCTTGGGTAAACTGTTATACCTTCCAATCGGCCGGCAGACATTTGATATGGAAACAGGGGAAAAGGAACGGGAGAAAAGCTCGCTCTTTTTAAACGAGCTGACTGATCAGCTTATTGAACCGGAGCGAATCATTACCGCACCAACTGAACTGGAAAAATTTATAAAAAATGTAAACAGTAATGAAATAACCGCTGTCATCTATCAAAGCATTACATTTGCGGATGGCCAATTTATCAGAGTACTGACTGATTACATTCCGGCTCCCGTCATTGTCTGGTCGGTCAGGGAACCGGCCGTCGGTGCAAGGCTCAGACTCAATTCACTGACGGGTGGGAACAGCACGTGTCATGTGCTGAAACATGATGGCCATCCATATACATTTGTGCTGGGCAACGCCGACGAAGCACACGTTCAATTAAAAATTAAGCAATACCTCGTCGTAAAAAAACTTATTGAGCGCATCAGCAATTTCAACATAGGCGTTCTCGGGGAGCACCAGCCGGGATTCTATTTTTCAGGTACAAATGAAGCGCAGTTGAAAGAACAATTCGGCATCGATGTCATTCGGATGGATTTGCAGGAAGCGTTCGATAAAAGTAAACAAATGCCTGAAGAGAAGTGGGATAAAGAAATCGCACGTGCTAAGCAGCAGGTGGTTGGATTAAACCCCAGCGATGAAACGGTTATGCGATTTGCCCAATTCACTTCTTTCGTTCGGGAAGAAATTCATCGTCTCAATATTTCTGCGCTATCGATTCGCTGCTGGCCGGAATTTTTTAATGAACTGGGTGCTGCTGCGTGTTCGACGTTGTCGCAGTTCACCGAAGAAGGCGTCGTTTCGTCGTGTGAATCCGATATTCATGGTGCACTTACGATGTTTATTCTCCAGGAGCTTTCCGGCGGTGAGGCGCCTTATCTCGGTGATATGGTGCATGTTAATGAAGCGAGCAATTCAGTTGTGTTCTGGCATTGCGGAGCCGGTGCATATTCACTGGCTCATCCGGAGCAGGGAGCGCAGCCGGGTGTTCATCCGAACCGCAAGCTCGGTTTTACGATGGAGTTCGGTCTCAAGCCCGGACAAGTGACGATTTTTAGAGTCGGCTATACCCCTGAAGGCTACAGGCTGCTTGTGATGCGCGGAAAAGCACTTGATACACCACAGCGTTTTAACGGTACATCGGTTGAAGTAGAGCTTGAGACCAACGTAACGGAAACACTTTATCACTTAATGGACGAAGGATTTGAACCGCATTACGGTTTGGTTTATGCGGATATCGCCGATAATTTAATCGAATTGGGCAAACAGCTTAAGCTGCCTGTGTCGGTCTATACAATGCATTGAAGGGAGCCGGGTGATCAATGAAGCATATTGCAATTGGGCAGGCAGGCGGCCCAACAGCCGTCTTAAACGCAACTTTGGCAGGGTTTGTCCGTGCTTTAAATCAAAAATGCTCCCTTACATTTATTATGAACGGGTATGAAGGATTGGTAAAAGAATATTTCTTACATGCAGATGATGATGTCATCAGCCGGGTTATCGCCCACGAAAAGGTTCCCGGCGCTGCATTGGGAGCTGGGCGGTATCCATTGAGTGAAGAACAGATGGTTCAATCAGTAAGGACGCTCCGCAAGTTTCAAATCGATACACTTGTATTCATTGGCGGCAACGGAACAATGGAGGCACTTGCGAAAATTAAGGCTGAGGCTGACCGTCAAAGCTACCCGCTGCAAACGCTGGGGCTGCCTAAAACGGTAGACAACGATCTTGGCGGCACCGATCATTCGCCGGGATTCGGAAGTGCGGCGAAATATGTGGCACAAGTGACCAGGGACATGGGACGCGATATCCTTGCGATGAATAATTTTGAGCAAGTGCGGATTCTCGAAACGATGGGCAGAAATGCCGGCTGGCTGGCTGCGGCCTCAGGTTTGCTGAAAGAACACGCAGAAGATGGTCCGCATTTTATTGGGTTACCAGAAAAGCCTTTAAACCCTGATTTTTTATTCAATCAAATAAGCGAGTCGGTTAAGTGTTATGGTGCAGCGCTCATTGTTGTCAGTGAAGGTGTCCGGTGGGAAAAAGGCAATCGGGTGATACGGGATCAGGTCAATGGCCGCCCGATACTTGGCGGAATATCACAGGCGATTGAACAGACAATCAGAGATAACATGGGCGTCATGGTGCGCTCAGAATTGCTGGGTATGAATCAACGAAGTTGTGCAGCAGCTGTGTCACCGACTGATTTTCATGAAGCGGTTCAGGTCGGGAAAGTGGGGGCAAGATGGCTGTTTGATGGTGCTTCAGATGTCAT
Protein-coding regions in this window:
- a CDS encoding carbohydrate ABC transporter permease, which gives rise to MKIPKSIYLFFIPGLALYALFFLFPTFSALYYSFTDWDGISADYNFIGLENYEKAALGDSIFMKSVGNNLEFMFFVAIFQTLVALVFAIFLAKNTKFNYFLRALFFFPTILSSVSVAFIWAFVYDPNLGILNHLLTITGLGFLTQNWLGNGDIAIYSLAFTQVWFHAGQMLIIFVAGLHAIPVDLYEAAKMEGATRWQIFRKITWPLLAPSATIVIAYTTIQSFQAFDLVFALTGGGPNYATEIISTYIYNVAFRNFDFGYASAISVIFMAIIALITYIQFKVLRSGRVSY
- a CDS encoding carbohydrate ABC transporter permease yields the protein MFFRRFAILIYAILILVPVIMVVLTSLKTLEQTFDNPLGIPVDGLILDNFRNIFQDQTMAGYFVNSSVVTLFSVSFTLFFASMIAYGITRLNNWKGNGLFVLFTVGMMVPPQVNMVPLYSLVSSLDLTNSLLGLILVNISSTLPVGVFILTGFMKTLPKELFEASTIDGAGNWQIFSRVVIPLSLPSLSATAIFLFVMHWNDLLYPLLFITDNAYKTLPLALLDFQGQYLTNYPMLFTGVLIASVPMVIMYIFLQRYFVAGMTSGSVKG
- the sftI gene encoding sulfoquinovose isomerase yields the protein MGKLLYLPIGRQTFDMETGEKEREKSSLFLNELTDQLIEPERIITAPTELEKFIKNVNSNEITAVIYQSITFADGQFIRVLTDYIPAPVIVWSVREPAVGARLRLNSLTGGNSTCHVLKHDGHPYTFVLGNADEAHVQLKIKQYLVVKKLIERISNFNIGVLGEHQPGFYFSGTNEAQLKEQFGIDVIRMDLQEAFDKSKQMPEEKWDKEIARAKQQVVGLNPSDETVMRFAQFTSFVREEIHRLNISALSIRCWPEFFNELGAAACSTLSQFTEEGVVSSCESDIHGALTMFILQELSGGEAPYLGDMVHVNEASNSVVFWHCGAGAYSLAHPEQGAQPGVHPNRKLGFTMEFGLKPGQVTIFRVGYTPEGYRLLVMRGKALDTPQRFNGTSVEVELETNVTETLYHLMDEGFEPHYGLVYADIADNLIELGKQLKLPVSVYTMH
- a CDS encoding diphosphate--fructose-6-phosphate 1-phosphotransferase, producing MKHIAIGQAGGPTAVLNATLAGFVRALNQKCSLTFIMNGYEGLVKEYFLHADDDVISRVIAHEKVPGAALGAGRYPLSEEQMVQSVRTLRKFQIDTLVFIGGNGTMEALAKIKAEADRQSYPLQTLGLPKTVDNDLGGTDHSPGFGSAAKYVAQVTRDMGRDILAMNNFEQVRILETMGRNAGWLAAASGLLKEHAEDGPHFIGLPEKPLNPDFLFNQISESVKCYGAALIVVSEGVRWEKGNRVIRDQVNGRPILGGISQAIEQTIRDNMGVMVRSELLGMNQRSCAAAVSPTDFHEAVQVGKVGARWLFDGASDVMVALQRAGGPDYAIDFSPVSSQTVVQKGERQLPDKFLNDLNAYNEWLRPLVGERLPVYPPPLQGRQNNGHIRIGSQQK